AGTTCAACTACGGCCTGCCATTTCTGAAACAGGTGGCGGCCGCCTCGCCCATGCCCATCGTGAGCGCCAACGTCTACGTCGATGACGGCGACGGCAACCCCGACAACGACAAAAACGCCTTCACACCGTACGTGATCCAGCGCAAGCTGATGTACGACACTTACGGCCGTCCGTACTACATCAACGTGGGGATGATCGGCCTGCTGCCTCCCCAGATCATGCAGTGGGACAAGGCGAACTTGGAAGGCAAGGTCACCACCCGCGACATCGTGGAGACCGCCCGCAAGTTCGTGCCCGAAATGAAGGCACGCGGCGCGGACATCATCGTGGCCGTGGCCCACTCTGGCATCGCCGCCGACTACCAGCCGGGCCAGGAGAATGCCGCCACCGAGCTGACCAAGGTGGACGGCATTGACGTGGTCCTCAGCGGTCACAGCCACCAGGTTTTCCCTGGACCGGTCTACAAGGACATCCCCGGCGCGGACATCAAGGGCGGCACCATCAACGGCAAGCCGGTGGTCATGGCCGGATTCTGGGGCAACGACCTGGGCATCGTGGACCTGACGCTGGAGCGCCAGGGCAACAACTGGATGGTCAAATCCGGACAGGCCGCCGTGCGCCCGATCTGGGACGCGGCCGCCAAGAAGAGCCTGGTCACCCCGGATCCTGCCATTGCGAACGCCGTGAAGGCCGCCCATGAGGGGACCCTGGCGTATGTGCGCGGCAAGGTGGCCGACCTGGCGACGCCCATCAACTCTTACTGGGCGCTGGTGCAGGATGACCCCAGTGTGCAACTGGTGAGCAACGCCCAGACCGCGTATGTCAAGGCCGCGCTGGCGAACACCGAGTACAAGGACCTGCCGGTGCTGAGCGCCGCCGCGCCCTTCAAGGCCGGTGGACGCGGTGGGGCCAGCTACTACACCGACATTCCCGCCGGCACGCTGGCGATCAAGAACGTGGCGGACCTGTACGTGTACCCCAACACCGTGCAGGCCGTGGAGGTCACGGGTGCACAACTGCAGGAATGGCTGGAGCGCAGCGCCGGGCAGTTCAATCAAATTGACCCCAAGAAGACCGAGCCTCAGGCGCTCGTCAACGACGCCTTTCCCACCTACAACTTCGATGTCATTGACGGCGTGACCTACGAGATCGATGTGTCCCAGCCCAGCCGCTACGACATGGACGCCAAGCTGGTGAACCCCGACGCCCACCGCATCAAGAATCTGATGTACGCGGGCAAGCCGATTGACCCGAACCAGAAGTTCGTCGTTGCCACCAACAACTACCGCGCCAGCGGCGGTGGTAAGTTCCCCGGTCTGAACGGCAAGAACATCGTCCTCGAATCGCCGGATGAGACCCGTCAAGCCCTGATCGCCTACTTCACCGAGCAGAAGACGGTCAACCCCAGCGCCGACAGCAACTGGAAACTGACGCCTATTCCCGGCGCAACATTGCTGTACGTCAGCAGCCCCAACGCCCAGAAGTCCGCCCCGGCGGGTGCGACGTTGCTCAAGACACGCGATGACGGCTTCGCGGAGTACACCATCAAGTTCTGATCCTGGGACAATGAAGGAGGTGGAAGCCACAACTGGCTTCCACCTCCTTTTTGCTGCCGTGGACCGGATTTATGGGTTTTTCTTGACTGCTACAGCCCCGCCCTGGTAATAGCGAGTCACACCAGTCGTGAGGTCTTCGACGATGTAGTCAATGCGGTAGATTCCGACGTCTGAAAACCCCTGGGTCCTGGTGATGGGGGTGCCAGCGGGCACTTCCGGCGAGAGGCTGGTCCGGGTTGGGATTTCTACAGCCTGATTGGCCGCGCCATCATATGCCAGGACGGCCAGACGATAGGGATGGGTGGGGGCGCCAGGAATGGCCCAGGTGGCAGACGATGGATTGAGGGCTCCTGACGTGAGATCGGGCACTGTGGTGGTCTCGACCATGGTGCCCAGGCCAGGAATGGTGCTGTCGACGGCGTCGCGCGACACGCGGACTGGGAACTCCTGAATATTGGCGTTCTGTCCGTCGAAGGCAGTTACGCGCAGTGTGTAGTTGCCGTTTTGTACGTAGGGCTGCGCGTCCATCAGGGCCCCAATGTCAAAGACCCGCTGAATGATCCCTGCGAGTCTTACAGGAAAATTGAAGCTGTAAGGCGCGCGCGGGCATACCTGTGTGCTGGTTTTGGTTGCTTCATCGCAGGTAAAGTCGATCCGCAGGCTTGACACGCTGTTGTCATCGCTGGCCTGAACCATCAGGGCAGAAAAACGCGAGAGGATGCCACGAACATTCTGATTGGTATAGGGATCATTAATGTACGCGGGCATCAGCACCTGAAGGGCAGGCGGCTTGTTGTCATTCACCTGGGTGCTGATCTGGGTGCCAGCGCTGAGCGTAATGTTTGCTCCGTTGCTCAGCTGGGCGACCGCCGAGATCTCCAGTGCATAGCTGTTGCTGGAAAAGTTTGGGCCGATCAGATCTAGTGGAATAAACGCTTCGAGAACGCCAGGACTGGTCTGCTGAACTGTGCCGTAGTCGGTCTTGATGATCTGACCCCGGAAATCACGGACGTCCAGCCGAACATTGTCATTGCCCGACAGGGTCTGCAGAGTGAAAGGCGTGTTGCCCTCGCGAACCTGGACGCGCACTGTGGTCGGACCCGTGATGATGGCGCCCGCACTCGGGCTCAGAATCTCAAAGGCTGGCGCGGAGATGTTGCTGATCTGAACTGTTTGGGAAGAGGTCTCACCGCGCAGGCCCTCCTTGCTCAGGGCGATTACCTTCAACTTCAGGTTGCCGTCCTTGTATTTGCTGGTATCCAGGCTAAAGGTCGCCGAGGCCGAGGTGCTGACATAGCTGGTGTTGTTGATGTTGCCCGAGGGATCGGTGACTTCCAGAATGACCTTGTCCACCGTGCTGACAGCATCGAAATTGCCTGATACTGTGACGCTGAGGGTGCCACTGAATGGGCCACTCCCCAGGGTATTGATGGTCAGCACGGGTGCCGGCGGTTTGGCAACTGGCGTTGTAGGAGTACCGGGACCGCCTGTTCCCCCTCCGGTGGTGCTGGCCGTGGACGTAAAGCTGAAGCCCAGGGTGTTGGCCGTATTGCCAAACTTCACGTCGACAGGAAGGTTGGTCACGCTGGGATTGTCGGCCAATACCTTCCGGAAGAGTTCCCCATTGTCAATGGTGCGCGTCAGGGTGCGGTCTGCATACGTTGTGGCCGGGTCGTTAAAGTTGCAAGCGGCGGTGGGGGTGGTCGCAGCCGGGCACGTCAGACCCGCCGGCAGGGTAAGAGAAGGAATGTTGACGGTGGCCGACTTCTCTGTTTTGGTTGCCTCGTCGGTCCAGGTCAGCGTGGCCGTATTAATGATTGTTTCGTGCGCCCCTGCCCTGTTGGTAAAGGTATAGGTCGTCGATCCCGTGTCGCTCACGCTGCTCAGATTGACATTCAGCGTGCTGGCGCTCACCGTGGCCGAGGACGTGCCAGGTGCCCCTGGCCCACCGCAGGCGGCCAGAAGCAGAGGAAGTGAAATCAGGGCCAGTTTCTTCATGTAGGGTCCTCCGGGACGGATGAATCATTCAGGTGGAATTGAGGGTGCAAAAGGCGAGCCGTTTCATGCCAGCCAGGAAAGCGACGTTCCCGACGATTACACCATCCCATTCATCACCAATTTCTTGCTGAAAGTTCCCGTCAATGGAGCGCTGCTCTGCGATGCGTTCATTGGGCGAGTGCGGTTCGATGACCACTGGATGGGAATGAGGGACGCCGCATCCCCTGGCTTCCACCAGAGTCAATGCGGCGTCTTCGTTGTGGACGGGCGAACAGGGCCCTGTTAATCCTTACTCAGAGTCCTCGGGTACGGTCGAATCTTTCAGATGAGGATTGAGGGTGTAGAAGGCGAGCCGTTTCATACCAGCCAGGAAATCAACGTTCTCGACGATGACACCACGCCATTCATCACCAATTTCTTGCTGAACGTTTCCGCCAACGGAGCGCTGATCTGCCATGCGTTCATCTGTCGCGCGTGGCCCGATAACCACTGGGGCAAAATTGAGAATGCCGCGCACTCCAGCGTCTACCAGGGCCTGTGCGGCGTCCTGGGCACGGTCGGGCGGCACGGCCAGAAAACCCATGTCCACCTTGTTGGCGCGCACGAAGTCCCGCAATTCTTCGATGTGCTGCACGGTCAGGTCCCGGACCTGTCGCCCCACCAGCTCAGGGCTGACATCGAACAGTCCCACGTACTGGAACTGATAGTCGCTGGCTCCCGGATAGTTGGCGATTGCCTGCCCCAGCCGCCCCACGCCGACGATCACCACATTCCAGGTCTGGTTCAGGCCCAGTACCCGGACCAGCTCTCGTTTCAGAATCGGCACGGTGTAGCCCATGCCGCGTGTGCCGAAGCGCCCGAAGTAGGCCAGGTCCTTGCGCACCTGAAAAGCGCTGACTCCGGCGCGTTCGGCCAGATCCGTACTGCTGGTGCGGCTGACGTCCCGCGTTTCCAGTTGCTCCAGGATACGCAGGTAGGTCACCAGGCGGCTGATGGCGGCGGTGGGAACCTCGGCCATCAGCGCACCCGGAAGTGGTCCAGATTGTTGTCGTCCAGCCGCTTCTCGGTGCGGGTCAGGGCCTCGCCGGTGTAGGGACCGACCGCCACCGTGACCTTGCGACCCTCAGGGGCATTGACCGTGGGCACGTAGCCGAGGTCGCGCAGCTGATCCACCAGCTTCTGGGCGCTCTCCACGCGGTCAAAAGCCCCGACCTGCAGGTAGACCGGGCCGCTGGGCGCGGCGGGAGCAGCAGCCGGGGCTGGGCTGGCGTCAGAGTCGCTGCTGGCACTGCTGCTCGAAGTCGTGCCCGAACTGCTCTCGGAGGTGGCGGCGTTGCTGGCGCTGGCACGTGGGGGATACAGCAAGGCGCCGGGGTAGGCCCGCTGAATGTCGCCCAGGGCCTGACGGGCGCTGGCCTCGTCGGCGAAGGGACCTACCTGCGCCACCACCTGGCTGCCCAGATCAATGGGGTAGACCGTGTAGCCCAGGCTGCTGACCGGTGCGGTACGGCTCTGGGCCGTGCCTACGCTGCCGAAGGTCCCCAGGCTGATGCGGTAGTCGCTGCGCAGCGGCGTACGGCTCTCGCTGGTGGCGACGGCTCCACCGCTGCGCGGCGCGACGGTGGTGGTCGCGGGGGTCTCGGCCGGGGTGGCTGGCGCCTCGGTGATCTGGGCTTGCGGGGTTTCCGTCTGGGGAGTCGGGGCTTCGGCCGCCGGGGTTTCGGTGGCTGAGGGAGCGGCGCTGTCTGCCGTAGCCGGAGCCGTCTCTGGCGTGGTGGTTGCCGACTCTGTGGGCGCGGCGGGGATGATGGGGGCCTCGGTGACCGCCTCTGTGGCCGCGTCGGCAGACGGTGCGGTCTGCGTGGTCTCGGCGGGTGCGGTGGCGGTGGGGGCAGGGGCGCTGCCAGTTTCCGCACTCTCCGGGACCGCGTCGGTGCTCGGTGCGGTCGCTGTTTCGGGAGCTGTGGTGGTGGTTTCAGCGGGTTGCGCGGTAGTGTCGTCGGTCGTGCCCGGCGCGGCGGGAATACTGGAGGTGGACGGTGCGGTGGTGGTGGGCGTGGTGGTGGTGACCGTCTTGCGCTGGCCGAGCAGCAGCGCGGTGAACCCTGCCAGCAGCAGCAGCACCAAGACCCCGATCAGGATGTCGGGCCAGCGGCGGGTGGCTGCAGGTTTACTCATGATGCTCTCCTGGCCGTCATCCACGGCCTGAGATGAAGATGATGCGCTGTGGTGTTCTCTTTTCCCTGTGGGAGACCGTGTTCTGTCGTGTTTGCCCGCATACAACCCCCTTGAACCCTTCTCGATCATTTCAGCATCGGCCCTGCGCTGTCGCTGTGAGGAGTTGAGCTAAACAGCGACGGCCATGTTGTGTATGCCGTGCCTCAGCTTACAAAAAAAGCGTGTGGGTAAGGCCCTCCGGCCCTCATAGACTCCTGTGTGGGAGTCGCAGGTGGCCCTGGCAGGGGTCTCTGTCAGCAAATAGCGGCGGGAAGGAGCCTTTTGGTCCTTCCCGCCGCTATTCCAGCTGCCCTTTTATTTTGGCTACTTCAGAGCGTCTTTGGCCTTGCTGCTGCCCAGGTTGGCGGCCATCTTGAGCGAAACCTGGGCCTGATCATCCTGGCGCTGTGAACGCTGGGCGAGCCCCAGCATGTACCACGCCTCGGCGGCCTTGGGGTCTTCGGTCACCAGACCGCGCAGCACAGCCTCCGCTTCCGGGTAGCGGGCGCTGGCGAGCAGGGCGGAGGCCAGGTTCAGCCGCGCTGTGGGCGTGGGGTTCAGGCGTACGCTGTCGGCCAGCGCACTGGCCGCCGCCGGATAATCCTGCCGGGCGTAGTGGCTCAGGCCCAGCCACAGCGCGGTGTCGGCGTCGGGGCGGCGTCTGTGGCTTTCCTTGAGGGCGATCACGGCGTCCAGCAGACGGTTCTGGCGGTAGGCGGCGATGCCCCGCACGTACAGCGCCCGCGCCGAGGTGGCGGTATCTGGCTTCAATTTCAGGGCCAGGGCGGTGTCGGCGGCGGCCTCGTCGAAACGGCCCAGGGTCAGGCGAACGCCGGCCAGGGCGGTGCGGTAGGCGGCATTGTCCGGGGCCAACCGCACAGCGCTCTGGTAAGCGGCCAGTGCGCCGGGCCGGTCATTGCGTAGGACACGCAGTTCGCCCTCACGTGCAAAGGCCACCGCGTTGTACTTGTCGGCCTTGGACGCTGCGCTGGCCGCCAGCAGGGCGGCGCGGGTGTCGCCCCCGGCCGCCAGGATGCTGGCCTTGCGCAACAGCAGCGACGAGCGTTCGCTGGCTTTTCTGACCCGCTTCACGGCGGCGTCCAGTTCGCGCACGGCCCGGTCTGGCAACTCCTGGGCCACGTAGATGTCGGCCAGGAGCAGGGCGGCGTCCATCCGGGTGCCGTCGGCCTGCAGCAGGGCATACAGGTCGGGTAGCGCCTCGGCCCCCTTCCCGGACAGGGTGCGGGCCTGGGCCAGCCGGTACGCGGCGTCCAGGTCCCCCGGTGCTAGGGCCGTAATCTGGCTCAGGGTGGCGCTCAGGGCGCTGAAGTCCGCCAGACGGGTCTGTTCGGCCGCCAGCGCCTCTAGGATCTGACGCTGGGTGGCGGCAGGGGCCTTGCCTGCCATCAGCGTGGCCGCCTGTCCGTACAGTTGCAGCGCTCCGGCGTGGTCCCCGGCCCGGCCCGCAATTACGCCCAGGTTGTAGGGGCCCTCGTAGCGGTCCGGAGCGAGCGCCATGAACTGCCTCAGCTCGAAGGCTGCACCCTTGTCGTTGCCCAGCGCCAGGAGCGCCAGGGCCAGCCCAAAATGCGGCTCGGGATGCCCGTAGTTCTGGGCCACCAGCGCCTCGAAGCTGCTGCGGGCCTGGGCATACTGCCCGGCTGCGTAGGCCGCCTGCGCCTTTTCCAGACTGGCCTGCTGCGTTGGGGTCAGTGGGGGAATGGGCGGGGTAACCGGATCTGGGGACGCCTGCGCTGGGGCGGCAGCCGGGGTGTTCTGGGCCGGGGCAGCCGTGTTCTGTGCCGCTGTGGGCAGCGTCGGAAGTTTGGGAACAGTGGTCGCCGAATTCAAAGTGTTCTGGATGCCGACGGACGTGACGGTCTCCACCATGGTCTGGGCCGAACTGACGCCGGCAAGTCCCAGCAACAGTCCGGTCAGTGCGGCGCGTCTGGAACGGCTGGAGCGCGTTGTTTGCTTCACCTGAGAGCCTCCTGAGGTCGTTAAAACGCCCCCAAAGTAGCACCCGGCTTTTTCCATAACTCTTACGGCATCCGGAGTGAGGGGTAGCCCCGATCTCTCCTGTCCTGACTGTCCGTTTAGAGCGCCGCTCCCATGCCGCTTACCGCGCCGGGGCGTTTGAGGGCCAGTTGCCCGCAGGCCGCGCCCGCATCCTTGCCACGTGAGCGGCGCACACTGACGTCCACGCCACGAGACTCCAGCGTGTCGTAAAACGCCTGGATGTCGGCCTCTGATGTGCTCTGGAAGCCGCTGCCGTCCCAGGGGTTCATGGGAATCAGGTTGACGTGGCTGACCAGCCCGCGCAGCAGATCGGCCAGCAACTCGGCCTGCCACACCGCGTCGTTGACGCCGCGCAGCATGGTGTACTCGAAGGTGATGCGCCGCCCGGTCACGCCCTGATACTCGCGGGCCGCCGCCATGATCTCGCTGATCGAGTTGGCCGCCCCGGTGGGAATGATGCGCTGGCGGGTCTCTTCATCGGGGGCGTGCAGGCTGATGGCCAGTTTGAGGCCCAGGTCGTCCTCGGCGGCCAGGCGGGTAATGCCTTTGGCAATGCCCACCGTGGACAGCGTGATGCGGCGCTTGCTCATGCCCAGCGCCTGCGGGTGCAACAGGATGCGTGCCGCTGCCATGGTGTGGTCATAGTTCAGCATCGCCTCGCCCATGCCCATGAACACCAGATTGCGCAGGTCGCGCGGGGCCAGACCCTCGCCCCCGGCCACCGCCAGCACCTGCCCCACGATCTCGCCGGGGGTCAGGTTACGCCCGAAGCCCATCGCCCCCGTCGCGCAGAACGAGCATCTGGCCGGGCAGCCCACCATCGTGGACACGCACACCGTCTTGCGGTCCAGGTACGGCATGTACACCGCTTCCATCTGGCGTCCGTCTTGCAGGGTAAAGAGATACTTGACGCTGCCGTCATGGCTGCGGACGGTCTCGATCTCGCGGAAGGGGTTCAGATGGTACTGCTGTGCCAATTCCTCACGCAGCTCTGACGGCAGGTTGGTCATGCCGTCAAAGGTTCCCACCCCCTGCACGTAGACCCATTCCAGCAACTGGGTGCGCCGGAATCCCCCCAGGGGGTAAGCGTCGGGGTGAAGGTCAAGGAGGAGCTGCATCCGGATAGTTTAGAGGCTCGGTGCAGATGGCAACGTGACGTTGCGCTGCCAGGCTGCAGCTTTCAAGTCACGGGTGAGGCGGCCCCGCCCACCCAGATCTCGATTCCCCCGGCCACCTCCCCGAATTGCACGCTCAGCCGCGCGGGTTGCCCCGGCATCCTCTGGGTGACCCGCAGCAAATTGGTGTCGCCCGGCAGTCGGCCCGACGCCCCCAGCGCGCCCACCGCGCAGGCCAGCATGTTGCTGCTGGCGGCGTCCTCTGGAAAGCCCCTCAGGGGTCCAAAGGCCCGGAAGCTCAGGTCGGCGCGGCCTGGGCCGCCAGTTGTGAACACGATCAGTCCAGTCGTCCCAGTGGCGCGGTTAAGCGCTGAAATCGCCTCCCCATCCAGCGTCAGGGCGTCCAGTGCGGCCAGATCGACAATCTCTACCACCAGATTTGGCCTTCCCAGACTGGAGATCCAGCCTCGCTCCCCCTGCAGGCCAATGGGGGAGAGGTCCACGCTCACTTCGTTGACCTGGGGCACGCCCTGACGCAGCAGCCACTCGCCGCCGCAAAGCTGGGCAGGCACGGTCTCGCCGCCCATCCGGACCTCGGCCACGTCCAGGAGGTGTGGGCGCATCTGCGCGAGGGCTGCCACCGCCGCACTCTCGGAAGAGCCCTTCTCGCGGTCCGGTGTAAACACCTGCAGCGCCACCTCGGAGACGCTGAGCGACTGCGTGAAGACGCTCAGCGGTGCGCCTGCCACCGCCGCCCTGGCCTGCAAATCGCCCTGAGCATCGGGAAAGACGGCGACGAGCTTGCCACCCTTGCCTGCATCGGCCAG
This genomic interval from Deinococcus humi contains the following:
- a CDS encoding PhzF family phenazine biosynthesis protein, with amino-acid sequence MTVSDRATLYLVLADAGKGGKLVAVFPDAQGDLQARAAVAGAPLSVFTQSLSVSEVALQVFTPDREKGSSESAAVAALAQMRPHLLDVAEVRMGGETVPAQLCGGEWLLRQGVPQVNEVSVDLSPIGLQGERGWISSLGRPNLVVEIVDLAALDALTLDGEAISALNRATGTTGLIVFTTGGPGRADLSFRAFGPLRGFPEDAASSNMLACAVGALGASGRLPGDTNLLRVTQRMPGQPARLSVQFGEVAGGIEIWVGGAASPVT
- a CDS encoding redox-sensing transcriptional repressor Rex, with translation MAEVPTAAISRLVTYLRILEQLETRDVSRTSSTDLAERAGVSAFQVRKDLAYFGRFGTRGMGYTVPILKRELVRVLGLNQTWNVVIVGVGRLGQAIANYPGASDYQFQYVGLFDVSPELVGRQVRDLTVQHIEELRDFVRANKVDMGFLAVPPDRAQDAAQALVDAGVRGILNFAPVVIGPRATDERMADQRSVGGNVQQEIGDEWRGVIVENVDFLAGMKRLAFYTLNPHLKDSTVPEDSE
- a CDS encoding SPOR domain-containing protein codes for the protein MSKPAATRRWPDILIGVLVLLLLAGFTALLLGQRKTVTTTTPTTTAPSTSSIPAAPGTTDDTTAQPAETTTTAPETATAPSTDAVPESAETGSAPAPTATAPAETTQTAPSADAATEAVTEAPIIPAAPTESATTTPETAPATADSAAPSATETPAAEAPTPQTETPQAQITEAPATPAETPATTTVAPRSGGAVATSESRTPLRSDYRISLGTFGSVGTAQSRTAPVSSLGYTVYPIDLGSQVVAQVGPFADEASARQALGDIQRAYPGALLYPPRASASNAATSESSSGTTSSSSASSDSDASPAPAAAPAAPSGPVYLQVGAFDRVESAQKLVDQLRDLGYVPTVNAPEGRKVTVAVGPYTGEALTRTEKRLDDNNLDHFRVR
- the cpdB gene encoding 2',3'-cyclic-nucleotide 2'-phosphodiesterase, which codes for MNKHNSLALMAALLLGGLGAAGAQTVNLRILETTDLHTNALGYDYYQDKPTGEFGLEYTATLIKQAREEKRNTLLYDNGDLIQGTPLGDYVAKVKPLEAGQMHPLHAAMALLKYDAGNLGNHEFNYGLPFLKQVAAASPMPIVSANVYVDDGDGNPDNDKNAFTPYVIQRKLMYDTYGRPYYINVGMIGLLPPQIMQWDKANLEGKVTTRDIVETARKFVPEMKARGADIIVAVAHSGIAADYQPGQENAATELTKVDGIDVVLSGHSHQVFPGPVYKDIPGADIKGGTINGKPVVMAGFWGNDLGIVDLTLERQGNNWMVKSGQAAVRPIWDAAAKKSLVTPDPAIANAVKAAHEGTLAYVRGKVADLATPINSYWALVQDDPSVQLVSNAQTAYVKAALANTEYKDLPVLSAAAPFKAGGRGGASYYTDIPAGTLAIKNVADLYVYPNTVQAVEVTGAQLQEWLERSAGQFNQIDPKKTEPQALVNDAFPTYNFDVIDGVTYEIDVSQPSRYDMDAKLVNPDAHRIKNLMYAGKPIDPNQKFVVATNNYRASGGGKFPGLNGKNIVLESPDETRQALIAYFTEQKTVNPSADSNWKLTPIPGATLLYVSSPNAQKSAPAGATLLKTRDDGFAEYTIKF
- the rlmN gene encoding 23S rRNA (adenine(2503)-C(2))-methyltransferase RlmN — encoded protein: MQLLLDLHPDAYPLGGFRRTQLLEWVYVQGVGTFDGMTNLPSELREELAQQYHLNPFREIETVRSHDGSVKYLFTLQDGRQMEAVYMPYLDRKTVCVSTMVGCPARCSFCATGAMGFGRNLTPGEIVGQVLAVAGGEGLAPRDLRNLVFMGMGEAMLNYDHTMAAARILLHPQALGMSKRRITLSTVGIAKGITRLAAEDDLGLKLAISLHAPDEETRQRIIPTGAANSISEIMAAAREYQGVTGRRITFEYTMLRGVNDAVWQAELLADLLRGLVSHVNLIPMNPWDGSGFQSTSEADIQAFYDTLESRGVDVSVRRSRGKDAGAACGQLALKRPGAVSGMGAAL
- a CDS encoding tetratricopeptide repeat protein, with translation MKQTTRSSRSRRAALTGLLLGLAGVSSAQTMVETVTSVGIQNTLNSATTVPKLPTLPTAAQNTAAPAQNTPAAAPAQASPDPVTPPIPPLTPTQQASLEKAQAAYAAGQYAQARSSFEALVAQNYGHPEPHFGLALALLALGNDKGAAFELRQFMALAPDRYEGPYNLGVIAGRAGDHAGALQLYGQAATLMAGKAPAATQRQILEALAAEQTRLADFSALSATLSQITALAPGDLDAAYRLAQARTLSGKGAEALPDLYALLQADGTRMDAALLLADIYVAQELPDRAVRELDAAVKRVRKASERSSLLLRKASILAAGGDTRAALLAASAASKADKYNAVAFAREGELRVLRNDRPGALAAYQSAVRLAPDNAAYRTALAGVRLTLGRFDEAAADTALALKLKPDTATSARALYVRGIAAYRQNRLLDAVIALKESHRRRPDADTALWLGLSHYARQDYPAAASALADSVRLNPTPTARLNLASALLASARYPEAEAVLRGLVTEDPKAAEAWYMLGLAQRSQRQDDQAQVSLKMAANLGSSKAKDALK